The following proteins are encoded in a genomic region of Mycolicibacterium rutilum:
- a CDS encoding TetR family transcriptional regulator, translated as MGSSGDARGLRDRKKLRTRETIRNEAIRLIERNGYASTTVEQIAEAADISPSTFFRYFPSKEAVLMGDELDRVTISALEQQPADLTTLQAFRRAVEATMVTLSESDWSFERKRLRLVFSVPELKSAQLDEYQRTIVGLADAECRRTGRPTGHLKTLIYFGALAGGLVAVLDTEPAAWVDRMLYALDFMEAGMQLP; from the coding sequence ATGGGGTCCTCCGGCGATGCGCGCGGTCTGCGGGACCGCAAGAAGCTGCGCACCCGCGAGACCATCAGGAACGAGGCCATCCGCCTCATCGAGCGCAACGGTTATGCGAGCACCACGGTCGAGCAGATCGCCGAGGCGGCCGACATCTCGCCCAGCACCTTTTTCCGGTACTTCCCGAGCAAGGAAGCGGTGCTGATGGGCGACGAGCTCGACCGTGTGACGATCTCCGCCCTCGAGCAGCAGCCCGCCGACCTCACGACACTGCAGGCGTTCCGGCGTGCGGTCGAGGCCACCATGGTCACGCTCTCGGAGTCCGACTGGTCCTTCGAGCGCAAACGGCTGCGGCTGGTGTTCTCGGTGCCTGAACTCAAGTCCGCACAGCTCGACGAGTACCAGCGCACGATCGTCGGGCTGGCCGACGCCGAATGCCGGCGTACCGGCCGGCCCACCGGCCACCTCAAGACGCTGATCTACTTCGGTGCACTCGCCGGGGGCCTGGTGGCGGTCCTGGACACCGAACCGGCCGCATGGGTGGACCGCATGCTCTATGCGCTGGATTTCATGGAAGCGGGTATGCAGCTGCCGTGA
- a CDS encoding uroporphyrinogen-III synthase, whose product MSAPDWAPLTGFRVAVTSARRADELSALLQRRGATVTSAAAITMVPLPDDDALRSHTEGLIAAPPDIVIATTGIGLRGWIAAADGWGLAGDLITALGKARVVSRGPKATGALRAAGLPEEWSPDSESSRELLHYLVEGGIAGQRIAVQLHGATEEWDPFPEFLDELRAAGADVVPIRVYRWHPAPRNGDFDQLVAGIADGKFDAVSFTSAPAVASMLLRATEMGIENRVLAALRGDVHAMCVGPVTARPLVRLGVPTSAPERMRLGALARHITDELPLLCARTVRVAGHVLEIRGTCVLVDGVVKAVSPAGMATIRALAHRPGAVVSRTDLLRALPGTGTDTHAVETAVLRLRTALGDKNIVSTVVKRGYRLAVEDTLAQAQ is encoded by the coding sequence ATGAGTGCGCCCGACTGGGCACCGCTCACCGGATTCCGGGTGGCGGTGACCTCCGCCCGCCGTGCCGACGAACTGAGCGCGCTGCTGCAACGCCGCGGCGCGACCGTCACGAGCGCCGCCGCGATCACGATGGTGCCGCTGCCCGACGACGACGCGCTGCGCTCCCACACCGAAGGCCTGATCGCCGCGCCGCCCGACATCGTCATCGCGACCACGGGCATCGGGTTGCGCGGCTGGATCGCGGCGGCCGACGGCTGGGGGCTGGCCGGTGATCTGATCACCGCGCTCGGCAAGGCCCGCGTCGTCTCCCGCGGCCCGAAGGCGACCGGCGCGCTGCGGGCGGCGGGGTTGCCCGAGGAGTGGTCACCGGATTCGGAGTCCTCGCGCGAACTGCTGCACTATCTCGTCGAGGGCGGCATCGCGGGTCAGCGCATCGCGGTCCAGCTGCACGGCGCGACCGAAGAGTGGGACCCGTTCCCCGAGTTCCTCGACGAGCTGCGCGCCGCCGGTGCCGACGTCGTGCCGATCCGGGTGTACCGGTGGCATCCCGCCCCGCGCAACGGCGACTTCGACCAGCTCGTCGCCGGGATCGCCGACGGCAAGTTCGACGCGGTGAGCTTCACCTCGGCGCCCGCGGTGGCGTCGATGTTGTTGCGCGCCACCGAGATGGGCATCGAAAACCGGGTGCTTGCCGCGTTGCGGGGTGACGTGCACGCGATGTGCGTCGGCCCGGTGACGGCGCGTCCCCTGGTGCGGCTCGGGGTGCCGACCTCGGCGCCCGAGCGGATGCGGTTGGGGGCGTTGGCCCGTCACATCACCGACGAGCTGCCGCTGCTGTGCGCCCGCACCGTGCGGGTCGCCGGTCATGTGCTCGAGATCCGCGGCACCTGCGTGCTGGTCGACGGTGTGGTCAAGGCGGTGTCGCCTGCCGGGATGGCGACGATCCGCGCCCTGGCCCACCGGCCCGGCGCGGTGGTGTCACGCACCGACCTGTTGCGCGCGTTGCCGGGCACCGGCACCGACACCCACGCCGTGGAGACGGCGGTGCTGCGGCTGCGAACGGCGTTGGGCGACAAGAACATCGTGTCGACGGTCGTGAAGCGCGGTTACCGGCTGGCCGTCGAGGACACCCTGGCGCAGGCGCAATGA
- a CDS encoding EF-Tu/IF-2/RF-3 family GTPase yields the protein MTVDEVFAIRNRGVVATGRVTAGTLHVGDTVHINGGPGVTVAAIEKFRKKLDEAAEGDTVGLLLKGLERTQVNRGDVITSSGEAAPIESVNVVL from the coding sequence ATGACCGTTGACGAGGTGTTCGCGATCCGCAACCGCGGTGTGGTGGCGACCGGCCGCGTCACGGCAGGCACGCTGCATGTCGGCGACACCGTGCACATCAACGGCGGTCCCGGCGTCACCGTCGCGGCCATCGAGAAGTTCCGCAAGAAGCTCGACGAGGCCGCCGAGGGCGACACCGTCGGCCTGCTACTCAAAGGCCTCGAGCGCACCCAGGTCAACCGCGGCGATGTGATCACCTCCTCGGGCGAGGCTGCGCCGATCGAGTCGGTGAACGTCGTCCTCTGA
- a CDS encoding LysR family transcriptional regulator, producing the protein MEFRQLEAFVAVGTELHFGRAAEKLHMGQPTLSELIRRLERELGTSLLTRTTRRVALTQAGTELLGRAKLIIDEVEGAVAAVRRIAEGGAGRVRLGITPPVAPVLAPHLAAALKAAAPDVELSVRRMWLPDLQRVVADIDGELDIAITCGLVPDPPGIISEVFCAEPLMVAVRPDHRLAGQGAVDLTDLSSETLGVHSDALFPAWTLAQRQALEAANVSPPTVELTDTDLSAGRWAAQPDVDWILTTRSVAGSHMSTPLLPTSPARIVPYTLQWCPIRAATAAVGRFVHLALSVDVPPGWLTQQDHLRHATH; encoded by the coding sequence GTGGAGTTCCGCCAGCTGGAGGCATTCGTTGCCGTAGGTACCGAGCTTCACTTCGGACGGGCCGCCGAAAAGCTGCACATGGGTCAGCCGACGCTGAGTGAGCTGATCCGTCGGCTGGAGCGCGAACTCGGCACCAGCCTGCTGACCCGCACCACACGCCGGGTCGCGCTGACCCAGGCAGGCACCGAACTTCTGGGTCGCGCGAAGCTCATCATCGATGAGGTCGAAGGCGCCGTGGCTGCGGTGCGCCGGATCGCCGAGGGTGGGGCAGGACGCGTCCGGTTGGGCATCACGCCGCCCGTCGCACCGGTGCTCGCACCCCATCTCGCTGCGGCGCTGAAGGCGGCCGCCCCCGACGTCGAGCTCTCCGTCCGCCGGATGTGGCTACCCGATCTCCAACGGGTGGTTGCCGACATCGACGGTGAACTGGACATCGCGATCACGTGTGGCTTGGTGCCCGATCCGCCCGGCATCATCAGCGAGGTCTTCTGCGCCGAGCCGCTGATGGTGGCGGTGCGCCCCGATCACCGGCTCGCCGGCCAAGGCGCGGTGGATCTGACCGACCTGTCGAGCGAAACCCTCGGAGTGCACAGTGACGCGCTGTTCCCGGCGTGGACGTTGGCACAGCGGCAGGCTCTGGAGGCCGCGAACGTCTCGCCTCCGACGGTGGAGCTCACCGACACCGACCTGTCCGCCGGGCGGTGGGCCGCCCAACCGGATGTCGACTGGATTCTCACCACCAGGTCGGTTGCCGGCAGCCACATGTCGACACCCCTGCTGCCGACCTCGCCCGCGCGAATCGTGCCGTACACGCTGCAGTGGTGTCCGATCCGGGCGGCGACCGCCGCTGTCGGGCGCTTCGTGCACCTGGCCCTGTCGGTCGACGTACCACCAGGTTGGCTCACCCAGCAGGACCACCTGCGGCACGCCACGCACTGA
- a CDS encoding queuosine precursor transporter, with amino-acid sequence MTATGPTAPRGFATTGSAYYPTLVAVFTGLVLISNVAATKGIAFGPILGDWSLITDGGFIVFPLTYVIGDVLSEVYGFRATRRAIYIAFAMEALAAFTFWLTAVLPAADFYTNQAAFEAVVKPFTQLIIAGLAGFIVGQTLNAWVVVKIKERVGEKQLWARLIGSTVVGEFADTLVFCSIAAGAIGIATWPDFLTYVALGWMYKTAVEIVVLPVTYRVIAHVKRNEPTYQPAD; translated from the coding sequence GTGACCGCCACCGGACCGACCGCGCCCCGCGGCTTCGCGACCACCGGATCCGCCTACTACCCGACGCTCGTCGCGGTATTCACGGGCCTGGTGCTGATCTCCAACGTGGCGGCGACGAAGGGCATCGCGTTCGGCCCGATCCTCGGGGACTGGTCGCTGATCACCGATGGTGGCTTCATCGTCTTCCCGCTCACCTACGTGATCGGCGACGTGCTCTCCGAGGTGTACGGCTTCCGCGCGACCCGGCGCGCCATCTACATCGCGTTCGCGATGGAGGCGCTCGCCGCATTCACGTTCTGGCTCACCGCCGTGCTGCCCGCCGCCGACTTCTACACCAACCAGGCGGCGTTCGAGGCGGTCGTCAAACCGTTCACCCAGTTGATCATCGCGGGCCTGGCCGGGTTCATCGTCGGGCAGACGCTCAACGCGTGGGTCGTCGTCAAGATCAAGGAGCGGGTCGGCGAGAAGCAGCTGTGGGCGCGGCTGATCGGGTCGACGGTCGTCGGCGAGTTCGCCGACACCCTGGTGTTCTGCAGCATCGCCGCCGGCGCGATCGGGATCGCGACGTGGCCCGACTTCCTCACCTACGTCGCTCTGGGCTGGATGTACAAGACCGCGGTCGAGATCGTCGTGCTCCCGGTGACCTACCGCGTCATCGCCCACGTCAAGCGCAACGAACCGACATATCAGCCCGCCGATTGA
- a CDS encoding sirohydrochlorin chelatase gives MSLLLVAHGTRKRTGVTLIGSLAERVAETLDSPVHVAFVDVLGPTPSEVLQTLSDRTTLVPAFLSRGYHVSTDIPAHVAASGHPAVTVTEALGPSPQLVRVLVDRLLECGWRPGDSVVLAAAGTSDLRALSDLRRTSTLLSAVIGDRVELAYAATGEPKVADAVARLRRRGARRVVVASYLLAEGLFQDRLRLSGADAVADPLGTHPALVRLIVNRFRRARVPVAA, from the coding sequence ATGAGCCTGCTGTTGGTGGCGCACGGCACCCGCAAACGTACCGGTGTCACGCTGATCGGGTCGCTGGCCGAGCGGGTGGCCGAGACGCTGGACTCGCCGGTGCACGTGGCGTTCGTCGACGTGCTGGGGCCGACGCCGAGCGAGGTGCTGCAGACGTTGTCGGACCGCACCACCCTGGTGCCGGCGTTCCTGTCGCGCGGTTATCACGTCAGCACCGACATCCCCGCGCATGTCGCGGCCAGCGGGCATCCGGCGGTCACCGTCACCGAGGCGCTGGGGCCGAGCCCGCAGCTGGTCCGTGTGCTGGTCGACCGTTTGCTCGAATGCGGTTGGCGCCCGGGCGATTCGGTGGTCCTGGCAGCGGCGGGTACGTCGGATCTGCGGGCGCTGTCGGATCTGCGGCGCACCTCGACGCTGCTGTCGGCGGTGATCGGCGACCGGGTCGAACTGGCCTACGCCGCGACCGGGGAACCCAAGGTTGCCGACGCCGTGGCCCGGTTACGCCGCCGCGGCGCGCGCCGCGTCGTGGTCGCGTCGTACCTGTTGGCGGAGGGACTGTTCCAGGACCGGTTGCGGCTCAGCGGGGCCGACGCGGTGGCCGATCCGCTGGGCACACACCCGGCGCTGGTCCGGCTGATCGTCAACCGGTTCCGCCGCGCGCGGGTGCCCGTCGCGGCCTGA
- a CDS encoding pyridoxamine 5'-phosphate oxidase family protein — translation MSKHYPALAFTDDVMSVQRAYGSDTFYRRKVLAGKASAGPDPLTEDEHEFLRDRDTLYVATVSQTGWPYVQVRGGPKGFVHILDEHTIAWADFRGNLQYISTGNLTADDRVAIIALDYARRTRLKIFGRAKIVPVQENPELARTLIDPTYEAAVERLVTVSVEAFDWNCPQHIVPRFSLDEIEPALTRLRDEVEALKAENARLRSGTAH, via the coding sequence ATGAGCAAGCACTACCCGGCGCTCGCGTTCACCGACGACGTCATGTCCGTACAGCGCGCGTACGGTAGCGACACCTTTTACCGACGCAAGGTGCTGGCCGGCAAGGCGTCGGCCGGTCCGGATCCACTGACCGAGGACGAGCACGAGTTCCTCCGGGACCGAGACACCCTCTACGTCGCGACGGTGAGCCAGACCGGCTGGCCATACGTCCAGGTCCGCGGTGGGCCAAAAGGTTTCGTCCACATACTCGACGAGCACACCATCGCGTGGGCCGACTTCCGGGGCAACCTTCAGTACATCAGCACCGGGAATCTGACCGCCGATGACCGCGTCGCGATCATCGCGCTGGACTACGCGCGACGCACCCGCCTGAAAATTTTCGGCCGCGCGAAGATCGTGCCGGTGCAGGAGAACCCCGAACTGGCTCGCACGCTGATCGATCCCACCTACGAGGCGGCCGTCGAGCGCCTTGTGACCGTCTCGGTCGAGGCCTTCGACTGGAACTGCCCGCAACACATCGTTCCGCGCTTCAGCCTCGACGAGATCGAGCCGGCACTGACAAGGCTGCGGGACGAAGTCGAGGCTCTGAAAGCCGAGAACGCGAGGTTGCGGTCCGGCACCGCGCATTGA
- a CDS encoding SDR family oxidoreductase has translation MTTPNADRRSVFITGAAAGIGRATALTFARKGYVVGGYDIDEVGLKTLADEIDQMGGSSQTGHLDVTDSDEMARCVGEFAEAAGGRLDVMINNAGILRAGRFEELDVAGHLKEIDINTKGVVNGLYAAFPYLRDTRNSVVVNLSSASAIYGQAELANYSATKFFVRGITEALDIEWSRHGIRVIAMWPLYVQTAMTDNIKTGTTDSLGIRLTAQDIADAIVAATEPSALRRALHQVHFPVGSQTKVLVAGSRFSPAWLTRLVNKKLAHS, from the coding sequence GTGACCACACCGAACGCAGACCGCAGGTCGGTCTTCATCACCGGCGCCGCCGCGGGAATCGGCCGCGCCACCGCGCTGACCTTCGCGCGCAAGGGCTATGTCGTCGGCGGCTACGACATCGACGAGGTCGGGCTCAAAACACTGGCCGACGAGATCGACCAGATGGGCGGAAGCTCTCAGACCGGGCATCTCGACGTCACCGATTCCGACGAAATGGCTAGGTGCGTCGGCGAATTCGCCGAAGCGGCCGGCGGCCGGCTCGATGTGATGATCAACAACGCGGGCATCCTGCGCGCCGGCCGGTTCGAGGAGTTGGACGTCGCGGGCCACCTCAAGGAAATCGACATCAACACCAAGGGCGTGGTGAACGGGTTGTACGCGGCCTTCCCGTACCTTCGGGACACGCGGAACTCGGTGGTGGTCAACCTGTCGTCGGCATCGGCGATCTACGGGCAGGCCGAACTCGCCAACTACAGCGCGACGAAGTTCTTCGTCCGCGGCATCACCGAGGCGCTCGACATCGAGTGGAGCCGCCACGGCATTCGCGTCATCGCGATGTGGCCGCTGTACGTGCAGACCGCCATGACCGACAACATCAAGACCGGCACCACCGACTCGCTGGGAATCCGGCTGACCGCCCAGGACATCGCCGACGCGATCGTGGCGGCCACCGAACCCTCGGCCCTGCGCCGCGCCCTGCACCAGGTGCACTTCCCGGTCGGCTCGCAGACCAAGGTGCTGGTCGCGGGTTCGCGGTTCTCGCCGGCCTGGCTGACCCGGCTGGTCAACAAGAAGCTGGCGCACTCCTGA
- the nirD gene encoding nitrite reductase small subunit NirD, with the protein MSLANDIQVWTTACRYDYLIVNRGVGVLLPDGAQAALFRLDDGSLRAVGNIDPFSGAAVMSRGIVGDRGGRPTVQSPIKKQAFALDDGVCLDDPTVALPVYPTRLTDDGHVEIGA; encoded by the coding sequence ATGAGTCTGGCCAACGATATCCAGGTGTGGACCACCGCCTGCAGGTACGACTATCTGATCGTCAACCGCGGGGTCGGGGTGCTGCTGCCCGACGGCGCGCAGGCGGCGCTGTTCCGCCTCGACGACGGATCGCTGCGGGCGGTGGGCAACATCGACCCGTTCTCCGGTGCCGCGGTGATGTCGCGCGGGATCGTCGGGGACCGCGGCGGCCGCCCGACCGTGCAGTCGCCGATCAAGAAGCAGGCGTTCGCCCTCGACGACGGGGTGTGCCTGGACGACCCGACGGTCGCGCTGCCGGTGTACCCGACGCGGCTGACCGACGACGGTCACGTGGAGATCGGCGCCTGA
- a CDS encoding YeiH family protein: MTDQDTRPAAQTRGVGYAVAGVLVVVALGAATRFLETQVPKWADGTAFEGVAKAIEFPVYAIALGLIGNFVLSRLALRDALSGGFRTEFFIKTGLVLLGASINLKILVTAAGPAIIQALLLISIVFGFTWWLGGVLKLEDKLRALLASAVSICGVSAAIAAAGAVQAKREQLAYAASLVIVFALPSIFLLPWLADVFNLSDAVAGAWIGGNIDTTAAVAAAGAIAGEQALQIATIVKTTQNALIGIVAIALTAYFALKVERKSAAEARPGFGQFWERFPKFVLGFIAASIVGTLYLQWGGDKSAISTVNDLRTWFLIFAFVAIGLEFSLKGLKEAGWRPVALFASATVVNIVVALGLALVLFGNFHVG, encoded by the coding sequence GTGACCGATCAGGACACCCGCCCCGCCGCGCAGACCCGTGGTGTCGGCTACGCCGTCGCCGGTGTGCTCGTGGTCGTCGCACTGGGTGCCGCGACCCGGTTCCTGGAAACCCAGGTGCCGAAGTGGGCCGACGGCACCGCGTTCGAGGGCGTCGCCAAGGCAATCGAATTCCCGGTCTACGCAATCGCTTTGGGGTTGATCGGCAACTTCGTACTGTCGCGGCTGGCCTTGCGCGACGCGCTCTCGGGTGGCTTCCGCACCGAGTTCTTCATCAAGACGGGCCTGGTGCTGCTCGGCGCGTCGATCAACCTCAAGATCCTGGTGACCGCCGCGGGCCCGGCCATCATCCAGGCACTGCTGCTGATCTCCATCGTCTTCGGCTTCACCTGGTGGCTGGGCGGGGTGCTCAAACTCGAGGACAAGCTGCGGGCGCTGCTGGCGTCGGCGGTGTCGATCTGCGGTGTCAGCGCGGCGATCGCGGCCGCCGGTGCGGTGCAGGCCAAACGTGAGCAGCTCGCCTACGCCGCGTCGCTGGTGATCGTGTTCGCGCTGCCGTCGATCTTCCTGTTGCCGTGGCTGGCAGACGTTTTCAACCTGTCCGACGCGGTGGCCGGGGCGTGGATCGGCGGCAACATCGACACCACGGCGGCCGTTGCCGCCGCCGGCGCCATCGCCGGCGAGCAGGCGCTGCAGATCGCGACGATCGTCAAGACCACCCAGAACGCGCTGATCGGCATCGTGGCGATTGCGCTCACCGCGTACTTCGCGCTGAAGGTGGAGCGCAAGTCGGCGGCCGAGGCCAGGCCGGGCTTCGGCCAGTTCTGGGAGCGGTTCCCGAAGTTCGTGCTCGGCTTCATCGCCGCCTCGATCGTCGGCACCCTGTATCTGCAGTGGGGCGGCGACAAATCGGCGATCAGCACGGTCAACGATCTGCGGACCTGGTTCCTGATCTTCGCGTTCGTCGCGATCGGGCTGGAGTTCTCGCTGAAGGGCCTCAAGGAAGCCGGCTGGCGGCCGGTGGCGCTGTTCGCCTCGGCCACCGTCGTCAACATCGTCGTCGCCCTGGGCCTCGCCCTCGTGTTGTTCGGGAACTTCCACGTCGGTTAG
- a CDS encoding 5-oxoprolinase subunit B family protein, with the protein MSVTADVVDRRKLGTVHDYGDQALLLEFDSTAEVLAWMDAIRRAELLGVLDIVPAARTILVKLAGPRYQAPTRQRLGTLRIEADLDAELAAPGDRTADVTIDVVYDGPDLDEVAQLTGLTPEQVVAAHTGKLWRVGFGGFAPGFAYLVGGDERLEVPRRAEPRTKVPAGAVGLAGEFSGVYPRESPGGWQLIGRISQDQAPLWDIDRDPPALLTSGLWVQFRAVQDGAGS; encoded by the coding sequence ATGAGCGTGACAGCCGATGTGGTGGACCGACGAAAGCTCGGCACCGTGCATGACTATGGCGACCAGGCGCTGCTGCTCGAGTTCGACAGCACCGCCGAAGTGTTGGCGTGGATGGACGCGATCCGGCGGGCCGAGTTGCTCGGCGTGCTCGACATCGTGCCCGCCGCGCGCACCATCCTGGTCAAACTGGCCGGCCCGCGGTATCAGGCGCCGACGCGGCAGCGCCTCGGCACCTTGCGGATCGAGGCCGACCTCGACGCCGAACTGGCCGCGCCGGGTGATCGCACCGCCGACGTCACCATCGACGTCGTCTACGACGGTCCCGACCTCGACGAGGTCGCCCAGCTCACCGGGCTGACCCCCGAGCAGGTCGTCGCCGCACACACCGGCAAGCTGTGGCGCGTCGGATTCGGCGGCTTCGCACCGGGTTTCGCCTACCTGGTCGGTGGTGACGAGCGGTTGGAGGTGCCGCGCCGCGCCGAACCTCGCACCAAGGTGCCCGCGGGCGCCGTCGGTCTGGCCGGCGAGTTCAGCGGCGTCTACCCGCGGGAGTCGCCCGGCGGGTGGCAGCTGATCGGCCGCATCTCGCAGGACCAGGCCCCGCTGTGGGACATCGACCGCGACCCGCCCGCGCTGCTGACGTCGGGGCTGTGGGTGCAGTTCCGGGCGGTTCAGGACGGAGCCGGGTCATGA
- a CDS encoding 5-oxoprolinase/urea amidolyase family protein, with protein MTATLEILRSGPLSLIEDLGRPGLAHMGVGRSGAADRRSHTLANRLVANPGEHATIEVTFGGLAARVRGAGKEGVAIAVTGADTDPAVNGVPFGTNSIHYAHDGEVITLGAPHSGLRTYLAVRGGIDVEPVLGSRSYDVMSAIGPLPLQPGDVLPIGAHTDEFPELDQAPVAAIENDIVELNVVPGPRDDWFVDPDVLTRTNWMATNKGDRVGMRLVGMPLEYRWPDRQLPSEGVMRGAIQVPANGFPVILGPDHPVTGGYPVIGVVADEDIDKVAQVRPGQTVRMHWTRPRRPFDDA; from the coding sequence ATGACCGCGACGCTGGAGATCCTGCGGTCGGGCCCGCTGTCGCTGATCGAGGATCTGGGCAGGCCCGGGCTGGCGCACATGGGGGTCGGGCGCTCCGGCGCCGCCGACCGCCGCTCGCACACGCTGGCCAACCGGCTCGTCGCCAACCCCGGTGAGCACGCCACGATCGAGGTGACCTTCGGCGGCCTGGCCGCACGCGTGCGCGGTGCGGGCAAGGAGGGCGTCGCGATCGCGGTGACGGGTGCGGACACCGACCCGGCCGTCAACGGGGTCCCGTTCGGCACCAACAGCATTCACTACGCCCACGACGGCGAGGTGATCACGCTCGGCGCGCCGCACTCCGGGCTGCGCACCTACCTGGCGGTGCGCGGCGGCATCGACGTCGAGCCGGTGCTCGGCTCGCGGTCCTACGACGTGATGTCGGCGATCGGTCCGCTGCCGCTGCAACCCGGCGACGTGCTGCCGATCGGCGCGCACACGGACGAATTCCCCGAACTCGATCAGGCGCCGGTCGCGGCGATCGAGAACGACATCGTCGAGCTGAACGTGGTGCCGGGCCCGCGCGACGACTGGTTCGTCGACCCCGACGTGCTGACCCGGACCAACTGGATGGCCACCAACAAGGGCGACCGGGTCGGCATGCGGCTGGTCGGCATGCCGCTCGAGTACCGCTGGCCGGACCGCCAGCTGCCGAGCGAGGGTGTGATGCGTGGTGCAATCCAGGTGCCGGCCAACGGTTTTCCGGTGATCCTGGGACCGGACCATCCGGTCACCGGCGGTTACCCGGTGATCGGTGTCGTCGCTGACGAGGACATCGACAAGGTGGCCCAGGTCCGGCCCGGACAGACGGTGCGGATGCACTGGACGCGGCCGCGGCGGCCGTTCGACGACGCCTGA
- a CDS encoding GNAT family N-acetyltransferase, with product MHVADPHAAVARIHTARLIHTSDLDNETRADAKRMVMDAFEGEFTDADWEHSLGGMHAVIFDHGALIAHAAVVQRRLLYRDTALRCGYVEAVAVREDWRGQRLARAVMDAVEQVLRGAYQLGALSASEAGRNIYIARGWLPWRGPTSVLAPAGLTRTPDDDNALFVLPVSLPEGLELDPAAEITCDWRDGDVW from the coding sequence GTGCATGTCGCTGACCCCCATGCTGCCGTCGCTCGGATCCACACCGCGCGGCTGATCCACACCTCCGACCTCGACAACGAGACCCGTGCGGACGCCAAGCGCATGGTGATGGACGCGTTCGAGGGTGAGTTCACCGACGCGGACTGGGAGCACTCGCTGGGCGGGATGCACGCGGTGATCTTCGACCACGGCGCGCTCATCGCACACGCCGCGGTGGTGCAGCGGCGGCTGCTCTACCGCGACACCGCGCTGCGGTGCGGCTACGTCGAGGCGGTCGCGGTGCGGGAAGACTGGCGCGGCCAGAGGCTGGCCCGCGCGGTGATGGACGCCGTCGAACAGGTGCTGCGCGGCGCGTACCAACTCGGCGCGCTGAGCGCCTCGGAAGCCGGTCGCAACATCTACATCGCGCGGGGCTGGCTGCCCTGGCGGGGCCCCACGTCGGTGCTCGCGCCGGCCGGGCTGACCCGCACGCCCGACGACGACAACGCGCTGTTCGTGCTGCCGGTCAGCCTCCCCGAGGGCCTCGAGCTGGACCCGGCCGCCGAGATCACCTGCGACTGGCGCGACGGCGATGTGTGGTGA
- a CDS encoding ABC transporter substrate-binding protein, which translates to MATRLSRRGFLTMAAGAALLPVGLAAGCGEDKPGTVAKDGSVTVRHAFGETKIPAPPTRVVSAGLTGQDDLLALGVVPIAVTDWFGAEPFAVWPWAQPKLGPAQPVVLNLADGIQVEQIAGLRPDLIIATNAGLDADTYTRLSEIAPTVAQSGRDAFFEPWRDQATTIGQAVFKHDEMQALIAGVDEKFAAVLSANPSFDGRTAALLHGRLDAGKARVLTPPWRAEFLTAMGLTVTDDPAAADVAIWATESDEEAAALLADPAVAQRGRANVFTGKELAGALAFASVLSYPVVADRMPTLIAGALG; encoded by the coding sequence GTGGCCACACGGCTGAGTCGACGCGGCTTCCTGACGATGGCCGCAGGCGCGGCACTGCTACCCGTGGGACTCGCTGCGGGCTGCGGCGAGGACAAACCGGGCACGGTCGCCAAGGACGGTTCGGTCACCGTCCGGCACGCGTTCGGCGAGACGAAGATTCCGGCGCCGCCGACGCGGGTGGTCAGCGCGGGCCTCACCGGGCAGGACGACTTGCTGGCGCTCGGCGTGGTGCCGATCGCGGTGACCGACTGGTTCGGCGCCGAACCGTTCGCCGTATGGCCTTGGGCGCAACCGAAACTCGGCCCCGCCCAACCAGTGGTGCTCAACCTCGCCGACGGTATCCAGGTCGAGCAGATCGCGGGGCTGCGGCCCGATCTGATCATCGCCACCAACGCGGGCCTGGATGCCGACACCTACACGCGGCTGTCGGAGATCGCGCCGACCGTCGCGCAGTCGGGCCGCGACGCCTTCTTCGAGCCGTGGCGCGACCAGGCCACCACGATCGGGCAGGCGGTCTTCAAGCACGACGAGATGCAGGCCCTGATCGCCGGCGTCGACGAGAAGTTCGCCGCCGTCCTCAGCGCCAACCCGTCGTTCGACGGGCGCACGGCCGCGCTGCTGCACGGCCGCCTCGACGCCGGCAAGGCGCGGGTGCTGACCCCGCCCTGGCGCGCCGAGTTCCTCACCGCCATGGGACTGACCGTCACCGACGACCCCGCCGCCGCCGACGTGGCGATCTGGGCCACCGAGAGCGACGAGGAGGCGGCCGCGCTGCTGGCCGATCCCGCGGTCGCGCAACGGGGTCGCGCCAACGTGTTCACCGGCAAGGAGCTCGCCGGAGCGCTGGCCTTCGCCTCGGTGCTGTCGTATCCGGTGGTGGCCGACCGGATGCCGACGCTGATCGCCGGTGCCCTCGGCTGA